GGCGGAGGCGGTGTCGCCCTTGAGTAGTTTCACCGTCTCGGTCGGCTCGATGGTCCGGACGAAGGTGCCGCGCGGCGGTTCTACGATCACGAGCCCTTCCGACCGGAGTATTGCTATCGCCTGCCGCACACTCGTACGGCTAAGCCCGTGCTCCTGAGCCAGCCGTAGTTCACTCGGCAGTGACGCACCAGGCGCGATGTCGCCAGACGTGATCCGGTCCCGCAGGAGGTCTGCGAGCTGCCGAAACACGGCCCGATCCGAGCTGGGGTCGATCACGAATGTGACGCTACGTGTCCTACAGTTCTACATCTTATTGTATCTACAGTCCTACGTCGGTATGGTGAACGAGCAGGCGCGGCGGCCGGATGACAGGCCCAGGCCCGGCCTCCGCGCCGTCGACCCGCCCGAGGGGAGATCTGGTGCCACGCGTTTCGTACGAGGAGTACTTGGTAGCCGCCGCCCTCAGCTTTGCCCGGCGGCATCGATCGGTCTGGTCCTGGCAGAAGTGGCGGCGGATCTGCCGCTGCGGAGCCGACCTGCCCTGCCACGCCCGACACCGCATCCCCATCAACCGTGGCCACTGGCCAGGAGAGGAGACGCTAGGCGCGGACGGTGTGGCACATGAACCCCGGTCGCATTCCAACCGAGCGCAGCGGTGGCGGTTCCTCCCATCCCGCCGCAGCACACCCGTGGAGGTGGCGATGAGTGACGACAAGCCGGTCAAGAGTCTGGGCGAGCAGGTGCAGGCGGCTGAGCATGCGGCGGCCAGGGAGCGGATTCTGGCGCTGGCCGAGGCGGAGCGGGTTCCGGTCGAGGAGACGACACGGGTGGTCTCGGATCGTCGGTGGCGTGATGCGCAGCGCTGACAACTCGCTACCGATCGGCCGGCGGGTGGCGTACTGGAGGGGTCGGCGACACCTGTCGCAGCAGGTGTTCGCCGATCGGCTCGGCAAGTCCAAGAGCTGGGTCGACAAGGTCGAGCGCGGCGTCCGCGCCCTGGACAAGGTCTCCACCCTCCAGGAGATCGCCACGGTCCTCCGTATTGACACCGCCGTGCTTCTCGGTCGCACCATCCAGCCCGTCGGCGTCATCGCACGGGCAGACGAGGTCGAGCGGATCCGGGCGGCCCTGTCCCGCTACGAGATCCCCCTCGGCAGGCCGCCGGGCAGTCGTCAGGTCCTGCCCGCCGACCGCCTGGCCCGGCAGGTGGAGCACGCCTGGACCACGTTCCAGTACGCCCGCTACCCCCACCTGGTCACCCTCCTGCCCGGCCTGTTGGCCGACGCCCAACGCACCCACGCCGCCGACCCGGCGGGCGGATGGGTACCACTGGTGCACGCGTACCGTGTCACCGCCGCGCTCCTGGTCAAGCTCGGTGATGCGGGGCTGGCGTGGTTGGCTGTCGACCGGGCGATGATCGCCGCCACCGGCGACCGGGTCCTCGTCGCCGCCTCCGCCGTGCAACTCGGACAGGTACTGCGCGCCGCCGGACGGGCACGAGAGGCGAAGTCGGTGATGCTCGCCGCCGCCTACCGCATCGCCCCACCCGTACCCGAATACGCCCCCGGCCCCGAGCTCTCCCTCTGCGGGACGCTCCTGATCCAAGCCGCCCTGGCCGCGGCCCGAGACGGCGACGACTCCGCGACCGCCGAACTCCTCGACGAGGCCACCGCGCTGGCCGCCCAGGTCGGCGACGGCCTGGACCACCACCGGACCGGCTTCGGGCCCACCAGCGTGGCCCTGGCCCGCGCCACGGCAGCGGTCGAGTTGGGCGACGCCGGGCAGGCCATCGTCTGGCACCAGAGCGGCATCCGCCGCGACGGCTGGCGCTGGCTGGCCACCGAACACCGCGCCGCGCACCTGATCGACGCCGCCCGCGCCCACCTGCACACCGACGACGCATTCTCCGCCGGGCGGCTCCTGGCCGAAGCCGACCGGACCGCACCCGCCGAGGTACGCCACCGACCCGCCGGCCGCGACCTCCTCGGTCAGATCGCCCGCGACCCCCGCGCCCCGACCACCATCACCCACCTCGCCATCTCGCTCGGAGTCGGCTGATGACCGGCCCGTTCCTGAGCCTGGCGCAGATCCACAACCGGCTGGTCCTCACCGCCCGTCAGGTCCTCCGCCAGCACCAACCAGGGCCAGACCGCCGATGCCCGAGCTGCCGCACGACCGGCTGCCCGATAGCCGACGCCGCCCGCGACGTCCTACACGCCGCCAGGGAACTACAGCTCTGGCGCACCGCACCCGACTCCGACGACCCACCGCAGCCCCTATGACCTCGGCGGATGCCTGTCCGGACGGTTCCCAGGCACGGAACCCAGCATTCAGTAGACGCAAGAAACGAAGGGGGTTACGATTCATCCGTTGAGGGGGTGAGCGCGTGACCGTAGTTGCTCTCAAGGAAGAGACCTACCTGCCAGAGGACGACCGGGAGGTAGCCAAGGTTCACGACTTCATCAGGGCCCACGAGAGGGCTGGCCGAGGGGCGCTGGAGCCACGGTATTTCCTGGCCGGAGCCACCCCCGCCGACCGGGTCGAGCTTCCGGCGGAGATCTACGGAGTGCTCCGTCAGGTGGTCGAGGCGCTACAGCAGGGGCTTGCCGTCACAGTGGCTCCCCGAACTCTGACGCTGACCACCCAACAAGCTGCCGACCTGCTTGGAGTCAGCCGCCCCACGGTGGTCAAACTGCTCGACGAAGGAAAGATTCCGTTCGAGCGGGTAGGAACCCACCGCAGGGTTCAACTGCCCGACCTCCTTACCTACCGAGAGCAGCGCCGGGCCGAGCAATACGCCGCCCTGGAAGCCACATCGGTGAGTATCGACGACGAAGAAGACCTCGACGTGACGCTACAACGGCTGAAAGAGTCTCGGCGTGCAATCGCTCGTCGACGACGTGGCCTGACAGAATAGAGCTGTGTTCACGGCAAGTCCGAGGGTCTGTGAGCGGCGGTCTGCGGGCAGGGTCAGCCACGCTCGTCAAGCGTAGGTGAGTCCGTCGGATCGGTCGCGGGCTTGGCCATCATGAGGGCGCGGTGTAGCTCGACGTGGGTGGCGAATCGGGTCAACGAGGCTGTTCGGAGCCGGTCGGCGTCGCTCTGAGCCTGTTACGGGCGAGGCTGATCTGGATACCGCAGGCTGACCTCGATGGCGCTGCAACGGCTGCGGGAGTCTCGCCACACCATCGCCTGTCGCAGGATTTCGCTCGACTTGAGCGCGTGGTCCCTCGGATCTTGGAAGATAACGGCCCCCAGAGGGGCCGTTATCTTCCAAGATCTTTCGAGTAGCTCGTACCAGGAGATCGGAGACGGAGCACGTGGCGTATCTGTTCCTGCTGGGGGCCATCACCTCCGAGGTGATCGGCACCAGCCTGCTCAAGGCGACCCACGGGTTCACCCGGCTCTGGCCCACGGTAGGGCTGGTCGTCGCCTACGTCATCGCGTTCGCGCTGCTCGCCCAGGCGGTCAGGACCGTGCCGGTCGGGGTGGCGTACGCGATGTGGTCCGGGCTCGGCACGGCGGCGATCGTGGCGATCGGGGCCGCCTTTCTCGGTGAGCCGTTGAGCCTGACCAAGGTGGCCGGGGTCGCCCTGATCATCGCCGGGGTGGTCATCCTCAACCTCAACTCCGCCCACTGACCCCGGCGAGCGACGACCACGCGCCGAACCCGGGGACCGACCACGGCCGGGGCACCTGTTCCCCCGATACAGGTGCCCCGGCCTGCCCAGAGGGGTCAGTGGATGAGGACCGGGGTCGGGGTGTCGGTGTCGTCGAGGAGTTGGGACGGCTGGCGTCGGCGGGGCAGGAAGAGCGCCGGGACGAAGGTGGCCAGGATGAGCACGAAGCCGACCATGAAGGTGGTGGCGAACGAGTCGGCCACGAACTCCAGGCCCCGTTGCAGGAGGCCGGGCTCGACCGGGAACTGCTGGGCCAGCTCCGGCTCCCGGGCCACCGCGATGGCCAGGCCGGCCTCGGTGACCGGGGCTCCGGTGGCGGGGTCCACCACGCCGGGGATGGCCGGGGAGCCGTTCAGCTCGTTGGTGAGGATCACCGACATGAGCGCGGCGCCGACCGAGCCGGCGATCTGCTGGAGGATGTTCAGCAGGGTGGAGCCGCGGGCCACCTCGTGGTTCGTCAACGTCTTCAGCGCCGAGGTCATCACCGGCATCATCGTGCCGCCCATGCCCAGCCCCATCACGAAGAGCGAACCGCAGAGCAGCCAGTACGACGTGTCGGTGTCGACCTGGGTGAAGGCGAAGAAGCCCGCCGCCAGCAGCACCAGCGCGAACGGGACGGTGCGGCCGACCGGGATGCGGTCGGCGAGCATGCCGGCGATCGGCATGGTGACCATCGCGCCGAGGCCCTGCGGGGCCATCAGCAGGCCGGCGTCGAGCGTGGACTCGCCGCGCACCTGGAGGAAGTAGCTCGGGAAGAGCAGCCCGGCCCCCATGAAGGCGACCGTGAAGACGGCGAGCGTGACCGAGGCGACGGTGAGGTTGCGGTCGCGCAGCAGGCGCAGGTCGAGCAGCGGGTGCCGGGGCTTGAAGGAGTAGAGCACGAAGCCGACCACCAGTGCCCCGCCGACCAGCATCGGCAGCCACACCTTGGTGTCTTCGAAGGTGCCGGTCTCGGGGAGCGAGGAGACGCCGAACAGGAACAGCGCCAGCCCCGGGGAGAGCATCAGCATGCCGAGGAAGTCGAACGACTCGGACGGCTCCGGGCTGTCCTGCGGCAGCGCGAGCTGCGCGTAGACCAGGGCGGCGAGGCCGATCGGCAGGTTGATCAGGAAGATCCAGTGCCAGCTCGCGATGTCGATCAGCCAGCCACCGAGGATCGGGCCACCGATCGGGCCGAGCAGCATCGGGATGCCGAGCACGGCCATCAGGCGTCCGATCCGCTGCGGGCCGGCCGCCCGGGTCATGATGGTCATGCCGAGCGGCATCAGCATGCCGCCGCCGAGGCCCTGCAACACCCGGTACGTGATGAGCTGGCCGATCGAGTCCGCGGTGGCGCAGAGCCCCGAGCCGAGGGTGAACAGCAGCAGCGCGGTCATGTAGAGCCGTTTGGTGCCGAACCGGTCGGCCGCCCAGCCGGTCAGCGGGATGACCGTGGCCAGCGCCAGGGTGTACCCGGTCATCGTCCAGGCCACCTGGGCGTAGGACGCGCCGAAGTCGGCCTGGAAGGTGGGCAGCGCCACGCTGACCACGGTCACGTCGAGAATCGACATGATCGCGCCGAGGACGACCACCCCGGCGATCTTGAGTACGGCGGCGTCGAGTCGATCCGACACCGCCACGGGCTGACTGCTCACCGAGTCTCCTGAACAACGCCATCCGGCCGCGTACCCGTTGGCACGCGGCGTCCCCACCGGGCCGGCAGCTACCGGCAACCCTGCGGAACGATCCCACGACGGTCCGACAACCCGCCCCGCCTTTCCGTCGACCACAACGACGAAATACCTGCTGACAGCTGCCTTGCTGACACCGGGAGTGACCACGCTCACAGCTTCCGGACGACAATCGGTCACCGCGGCGGCCGGGTCAGCATCGACCGCACTCGCGGCGCGCCGATAGGGTCGGTGGCCATGCGGACCAAGCAGGAGCTGAGCGCGACCATCCGGCGGGACCGGCGCGCCGCACTGGTCATCAACGCCCACTCCCGACGCGGCCGTCGGCTCTACGAGCAGGCCCACTCCCGCCTGGTGGCGGCCGGTTTCGACCTGCTCGGCACGTACCCGGTGGAGAAGCCGGGCGAGCTGGAGCGCAGTCTCACCGAGGCGGTCGGGCTCGGGCCGGACCTGCTGGTCGCCGGGGGTGGCGACGGTACGCTCAGCGCCGCCGCCCGGATGCTCGCCCACCGGGACATGGCCCTCGGTCTGCTGCCGCTGGGCACCACCAACAACTTCGCCCGTACCGTCGGGGTGCCGCTGGACCTGGACGGGGCCGTCGGTGTGCTCAGCGACGGGAAGGTCATCGACGTCGACCTGGGGATGGCCGGGGAGATGCCGTTCGCCAACCACGTCGGCATCGGGCTCTCCGCCGACATCATGCGGGCCACCCCGCCGCGCCTGAAGCGGGCCAGCGGTCGGCTCGCGTACCCGCTGACCGCCCTGGCGCTGCTGGCCCGGCACCGTCCGTTGCGGGTCACCGTCGAGGCGGCGGGCGCCGAGCACGAGTTCGTCACCCACCAGCTGTACGTCGCCAACGGCGGCTTCCAGGCCGGCCGGCCGATCACCGCCGACGCCGACGCCGACGACCGGCTGCTGGTGGCGTACCCGGTGGGTGGGCCGACCCGGGGTGGGCTGCTGCGGGAGTCGGCGCGCAACGCCACGACCGGCCACCGGCGCACCCTCGGCGAGGATCCGTTCCTGGCCGTCGACGAGTTGTGGGTACGCACCGACCGGCCGGCCCGGGTGGAGGTGGACGGCGAGCTGTGCGGGCAGACGCCGATCCGGCTCGGCCTGGCCGCCAACGCGCTGCGGGTGATGGCCGCCGCCGACAGCCCCGACCGCTGACCCGGCCGACCGGTTCGGGCCCGGGAGGGAACCGGTGCCGCCGCGTCGACGTCCTAGTCACGGGGAGCTGACAAGACGGAGGACGAGATGCGTGGCAGAGGGTACGTCGTCGGAATGCTGGCCGTGGGCCTCCTGCTCAGCGGATGCGCCGGGCGCACCGACGGGCAGGACGCGCCGGGGGACTCGACGGTGGGGTGGGACGTGGGTGAGCCGACCGGGTTGATCGGCTCGTGGACGGTGACCGGCCTGGACGGGGCCGAACCGATCCTGCGGCTCGCCCCTGACGATCTGTCCGTCTTCGAGGACTGCGGGGTACGTCTCGGCCAGTGGCGGGCCCACCCCGACGGGCTCTTCGTGGCCAGTGTCTCCGGCGGCCTCGCCACCAGCAGGAGCGCCGGTGGTGAGTGCGCCGGTGAGACCGAGACCCCGGACTGGCTGGCCCGGGTCACCGGCTTCCGTACCGACGGTGACCAGCGGGTCCTCCTGGACGAGCAGGATCAGCAGGTGGCCCGGCTGCGGCCCGGTGCCCGCCCCAGCGCGCCGCCGGAGATGTCGGCCGAGCAGGCGGCCCCGCCGGTCGTGACCGACCAGGCGCGGCGTGACCTCGGGCCGGTCAAGGAGTTGCCGGCGGCGCTCACCGCGCCGGCCCGGGACGCGGTGCTGGGCCGGTGGGCGCCGGCCGACGGTGCCCGGGGTGGTCCCCGCGCGGCGCACGTGGAGTTGCGCGCCGACGGTGACTGGCGTGGCTCGGACGGCTGCAACGGCCAGGGTGGACGCTGGGTGCTCGGCTCGGGTGGTGCCTTCCTGGCCAGCAGCGGGCCGAGCACGTTGATCGGCTGCGACAACGTACCGGTGGGGTCCTGGCTCGACGGCGCGCGACGGATCGGGCTCGACGGCGCGGTCCTGGTGCTCTTCGACGCCCAGGGGGCGGAGACCGCCCGCCTGCACCGCGCCAGCTGAGCGCCCGACCGCACCGCGCCAGCTGAGCGGGTTGACGTCAACCTCGGTTGAGTTCCTAGCGTCGTTCTGGTCAGCACCACCGACCAGAGGGAGCACCCATGACCAGTCGACCGCTGCACGTCGCCGTCCTGCTCGGCAGCGTCCGACCGGGCCGGTTCGGGCCCGTCGTCGGCAGCTGGTTCGCCGACCGGGTCGAGGGCCGGGACGATCTCACCGTCGACCTGGTCGACCTGGCCGTCCCGGAGCAGCTCACCGCGCGACTGGCTGCCGCCGACGCGTTCGTGGTGGTGACCCCGGAGTACAACCACAGCTACCCGGGCCGGCTCAAGGAGGTCATCGACGCGCACTTCGTCGAGTGGCAGGCCAGACCGGTGGGCTTCGTCTCGTACGGCGGGCTCTCCGGTGGCCTGCGCGCGGTCGAGCACCTGCGGGCGGTCTTCGCCGAGCTGCAGGCGGTAACCATCCGGGAGACCGTCAGCTTCCACGGGGGGTCGCAGCGGTTCACCGCCGAGGGCCAGCCCCACGACCGGGCCGACTGCGACGCCGCCGCATACCGGCTGCTCGACCAGCTCGCCTGGTGGGGACACGCGCTGCGGGACGCCCGCGCCGCCCGACCGTACGCGGCTGCCTGAGTCACCGGTCAGCGGCGAAGTTGCGCTGACCAGGTAAGAATGGCGACATGCCGAGATCCCGCCGTCAACCAAGCAGGCCGCAGGCGATGCTCACCGCGGTGGTGGGCGTCGGGATGCTGATCGCCGGAGCGGTGCAGTTCGTCGGCAACGGCTTCAGTTCGTTCGGTCTGATCTGGGTGGTGATCCTGCTGGCCGTCATCGCCCGGGCCGTGTCGGCCGCGCTGCCCGGCCGCGGCGACCGGCCGACCGTCGACGGGCCACACCGGTCGGAGTTCGAGACGGCTGGTCGGCCGGGTCCCGGTGAGCCCGGCCGGCCCGGCGAGGTCGCCCCGGGCCCCGACGGCACGAGGGGTTTCGGCGGTGCCGGCCTCGGCGGGACCGACCCGGGCCGGGACGTCACGACGGGTCCGGTCCGTCGACCGAGCGTCGCCGACAGCTACGTCAGCCCGGTCCAGGAGACCGGCTCCGCCTGGTCCCGGCTCTTCCGCCGGGGCGACCGGGCCGATCAGGACCGTCGGGCCGCCCGGCCGACCGGTGACCGGCCGGACCGCCGGGACGACCGGCGGCGCGTCCAGTCGAGCCGGGTGAGTGCCCTGGTCGGCGCGGCCGTCGGGGTGGTCGTGCTGGTCGTCGGGGTGAACGTGCTGCGCGACTTCAGCCAGTTCGGGCCGTTCGCCGCCTTCGGCGAGCGGGCCGATTCGTTCGTCGTCCTCTGGGTAGTGGTCGGGGTGAGCGTCATCGGCTTCAACCTCTGGTCGGCCTTCGCCCGCCGGGACCGCGACTGAGGCGGACCGCCCGGAGCAGCCGGAACGCCGTCGACGCCGGCCCCCGGGACCGGGGCGGCGTCGACCGCGCGCCTCAGCGCCGTACGAGGGTCAGCACTTCTTGTAGCTGTCGGTCTTCTTCCACGAGCAGGAGTCGATCTTCTTGCCGGCGGCGGTGCGCAGGTACGCGGTGTCCCCGGTGTTGTTCCAGATGTGCCAGCCGGAACCCCAGTACCGCTTACTGGCGGTGTTCTTGCCCTTGCCGCTGTAGAGCACCACGCTCGCCTTCGGCTTCAGCTTGAAGTCGCCGAAGGTGTAGACGTGGTTGGCCTTGTCCCGCACCGTCCAGGACTTCAGGCTGACCGTGCGGGAGCGCCGGTTGGTCAGCTTGACGTACTCGCCGTTGACGCTGCTGTTCGCCCGGGTGTCGGTGCCGGGCGCGTTGACGTACACCTTGGTGATCTCGATGACCGGCGCGGCCTGGGCCGGCCCGGCGGCGGTGAGCACCGTCCCGAGGCCGACGGCGACCGCCGCGGCGAAGCCGATGAACTTCCTCATGCTGTTCCCCACTGCTGGTGACCGGCCCCTGTCCGGCCGGTCGGTGCGCCACGCCGTGGCGTGGTCGGGTGAGGTTATCGACGCCCGACGTCCGCTGTGGACCAGTGCGGCCCGGCGGCGGCGATTGGACCTGCGGGGACGATCATGGTGTCCCCGATCGGTGGCCCCACCTGCACGAACGGCCCCCGTCGTCATCGCGGACCGGTCAGCCGGCGGGCCCACCGGTCGCGCCGGCCACCAGCGCCGCCAGGTCCTGGGCGGACCAACGGCCGGCCACCCCTGGCCGGTCGGCCAGGTACGCGGTGATCCGCCGGGCGGGCCAGCCGTGCGCCTCGCGCAACCCGCCGGCGATCATCGCGAGGTAGACCGGGGCCGGGGCGGTCCACGGCACGTCCGCCGCCGTCCATGGCGCGGTGAAGGTGAGCATCGGTACGCCGTCGAGCCGCCCCACCCCGAGCAGCGTCTCGTAGCGGCCGGGCCCGAGGGTGACCCGGCCGGTGGCGGCTGCCGCGACCAGATCGAGGTCGGAACCGGGCGGCCGGTACATCTCCTGCGCGGCGATGTCGGCGAACTGCCCGACGGTGACCAGGTAGGCGCGGGCCGCCGCCCGGCCGGGCAGCCGCGGATCGTAGAAGGCCATCCCGCCGGTCCAGGCCCGGGACTCGCCGGCGAAGTAGACGCCGCCGGGGATCAGCACCGGTTCGGTGCGCCGGGGCGCCCGGCCGTCCCGGCAACCCGGGTACGTCCGCCGGCCGCCGGGCGGGCAACCCCCGGTCAGGTACCAGCCGAGGCGCGCGGCGTACAGGTTCGAGCCGTAGGCGACGTACCAGACCAGCTCCACGCGGGGCCACACTACCGTCCACAGCCTGTGGATAGCACATGTGTACGACGGACGGCTGAGTACCCTTGACCAGGCCCGGTACCCCGCCGGGGCCACCCCTAGCCGGAACGACGTGTGCGTGGATCACAACCGGGTCATCCGTGACGCCACGGTCCGCCTCTCCATGGCGTCGACCGCGGTCGAGGCCTGCCAGTGGACCGTCACCACCCTCGCCCGGTACGCCCCGGCGACCGTCTCCGTCCTGCTGCACGTCCATGATCGGCTCCGCACGGTCGCGGCCACCGGCTCCTGGCAGGTCTTCTCGACCGTCCCGCCGAAGGCCGGCATCGTCGGCCGGGTGTACGCCTCCGGCCTGCCGGCGACCGTCGGCCGGGTCGCCGAGGATCCGGACTACCTGCCGGTGCACCCGGACGTGACGGCCGAGATCTGCGTACCGGTCTGCGACCCCGCGGGAAGCCCGATCGGCGTGCTCGACCTGCAGTGGCGTACCGAGGTGGAACTGGACCCGTGGCGGCGGACCGCCGAGCTGCTCGCCGCCCGGCTGGGCGCGCGGATCATGGCGCTGGGTGGCCCACCGGCGGAGAGCCGCAGCGAGAAACTCCTCCGGCACGCCACCGCGATGACCGCCGCGCAGACCGAGTGGGAGCTGCTGGGCACGGCGATCGGGGCGGCCCGGGAGGTCTCCACCCTCGCCGCGGCGATCGTGGTCCTCGGCGGTCGGGACGGCCCCCGACTCGACGCGCCGACCGGGGTGCCCGGCGAGTTGGAGGGGCGGCTGCGGGCCGAGCTGGCCGAGGCCGGTCCGGCGGCGCTCGGCCGGCTGGTCGCCCGCGCCCACCGGCACGGCGCGGCGTACACCCTGGGCGAGGCGGGACATCCGCCGACCGAGGACTACGCCCCGCTGGACCGGGCGGGGGTCCGCACCCTGATCGTGGTGCCGGTCGGGCAGCCGGACGTCGGCGGGGTGCTGCTGGTCGCCGACGGGCGACGGCTGCGCCCCGACCCGACCACGGTCAACCTGATGGAACTCCTCGCCGGCCAGGCCTGGAGCTGCCTGGACCGGCTCCGCACCCTCCACCAGCTCAGCGAGCAGGCCAACTCCGACCCGTTGACCGGGCTACGGCACACCGGCCCGTTCGGCCAGCGGATCGCCGCAGCCACCCCGGGGCGTACCGCCCTGCTGGCGATCGACGTGGACGGCTTCAAGAGCGTCAACGACACGTACGGCCACCAGGAGGGTGACCGGGTGCTGGTCGGGCTGGCCCGGGCGTTGCAGGCGGCGCTGCGCCACGGCGACGAGCTGTTCCGGATCGGTGGGGACGAGTTCGTGGCGGTGATCGAGGTGCACCGCCCGGCGGAGGCGGTCCGGATCGCCGAACGGCTTACCGAGGCGGCCCGCCGCACCGGCCGGACGATCAGCGTCGGGGTCGCCGTGGCCGAGCCCCACGAGTCCCCCGAAGCCACCCTCCGCCGCGCCGACCAGGCCCTCTACTTCGTCAAACGCAACGGCCGCGACGCCGTCCGGCTGGCCGCCGACTGACCGGCCGGTCTGCTCGGTCGGCGGCTGGGCAACGCGGCCGGCGGCTGGGCAACGCGGCCGGTCCGCGCGGTCAGCGGCCGGTGAGTTCCTTGGCGACCAGTTCGGCGATCTGGGCGGTGTTCAGGGCGGCGCCCTTGCGGAGGTTGTCGCCGGTGACGAAGAAGTCGAGGGCGCGCGGGTCGTCCAGGGCCCGCCGGAGCCGGCCGACCCAGGACGGGTCGGTGCCGACGGCGTCGATCGGCATCGGGAACTCGCCGGTCGCCGGATCGTCGACCATGATCACCCCGGGGGCGTTGCGCAGCACCTCACGGGCGCTCTCCGCGTCGACCTCGGCGGCGAAGACCGCGTGTACGGCCACCGAGTGTCCGGTCACCACCGGCACCCGGACGCAGGTGGCGGAGACCTTCAGGTCGGGCAGGCCGAGGATCTTGCGCGACTCGTTGCGTACCTTCATCTCCTCGGCCGACCAGCCGTCGTCGGCGAGCAGACCGGCCCAGGGGACCACGTTGAGCGCCAGCGGGGCGGGGAACGGACCCAGATCGTCACCGACGGCCTGGCGTACGTCACCGGGGCGGGAGCCGAGCGTCCGGTCCCCGGCGATCTTGCCGAGCTGGGTGTGCAGGGCGTCCACGCCGGCCTGCCCCGCGCCGGAGGCCGCCTGGTACGAGGCGAGCACCAGCTCGCGCAGCCCGTACTCGCGGTGCAGCGGTGCGACCGCGACGATCATCGCGAGGGTGGTGCAGTTGCCGTTGGCGATGATCCCCCGGGGCCGGTGCCGCGTCTGCCCCGGATTGATCTCGGGCACGACCAGCGGGACGTCCCGCTCCATCCGGAAGGCGCCGGAGTTGTCCACCACCACCGCGCCCCGGGTGACGGCGATCGGCGCCCAGTGCGCGGCGACCTCGTCGGGCACGTCGAACATGGCCACGTCGACGCCGTCGAAAGCCTCCGGGGTCAGCGTCTGGACGGTCAGCTCCTCGCCCCGGCAGCGCACCTGCCGCCCGTCGGAGCGGGCCGAGGCGAACAGCTTGATCTCACCCCAGACGTTGCGCCGGGCGGAGAGCAGCTGACACAGCACGGTGCCGACGGCACCGGTCGCCCCGACCACGGCCAGGGTGGGCAGTGCCGGCACGCCGCGCTACCGCCCGGTCCCGGCGTACACCACGGCTTCGGTGTCGCCGCCCAGGTCGAAGGCGTCGTGGATGGCGCGGACGGCCTTGTCGAGGTCGGTGTCCCGGCAGACCACGGAGACCCGGATCTCCGAGGTGGAGATCATTTCGATGTTCACCCCGGCGGTGCCGAGGGCGGCGAAGAACCCGGCCGCGACGCCCGGGTGCGAGCGCATGCCGGCGCCGATCAGGGAGACCTTGCCGACGTGGTCGTCGTAGAGCAGGCCCTTGAACTTGACCGGCTCCTGGATCTTGCTGAGCGCGGCCATCGCGGTCGGCCCGTCCGCCTTGGGCAGGGTGAACGAGATGTCCGTGCGGCCGGTCCCCTCGGTGGAGACGTTCTGCACG
Above is a window of Micromonospora yangpuensis DNA encoding:
- a CDS encoding winged helix-turn-helix domain-containing protein, coding for MIDPSSDRAVFRQLADLLRDRITSGDIAPGASLPSELRLAQEHGLSRTSVRQAIAILRSEGLVIVEPPRGTFVRTIEPTETVKLLKGDTASARMPTPAERRELEIGEGVPVLVVFRADGSRELYAADRVRVGR
- a CDS encoding helix-turn-helix domain-containing protein; this translates as MRSADNSLPIGRRVAYWRGRRHLSQQVFADRLGKSKSWVDKVERGVRALDKVSTLQEIATVLRIDTAVLLGRTIQPVGVIARADEVERIRAALSRYEIPLGRPPGSRQVLPADRLARQVEHAWTTFQYARYPHLVTLLPGLLADAQRTHAADPAGGWVPLVHAYRVTAALLVKLGDAGLAWLAVDRAMIAATGDRVLVAASAVQLGQVLRAAGRAREAKSVMLAAAYRIAPPVPEYAPGPELSLCGTLLIQAALAAARDGDDSATAELLDEATALAAQVGDGLDHHRTGFGPTSVALARATAAVELGDAGQAIVWHQSGIRRDGWRWLATEHRAAHLIDAARAHLHTDDAFSAGRLLAEADRTAPAEVRHRPAGRDLLGQIARDPRAPTTITHLAISLGVG
- a CDS encoding helix-turn-helix domain-containing protein, giving the protein MTVVALKEETYLPEDDREVAKVHDFIRAHERAGRGALEPRYFLAGATPADRVELPAEIYGVLRQVVEALQQGLAVTVAPRTLTLTTQQAADLLGVSRPTVVKLLDEGKIPFERVGTHRRVQLPDLLTYREQRRAEQYAALEATSVSIDDEEDLDVTLQRLKESRRAIARRRRGLTE
- a CDS encoding DMT family transporter, which gives rise to MAYLFLLGAITSEVIGTSLLKATHGFTRLWPTVGLVVAYVIAFALLAQAVRTVPVGVAYAMWSGLGTAAIVAIGAAFLGEPLSLTKVAGVALIIAGVVILNLNSAH
- a CDS encoding DHA2 family efflux MFS transporter permease subunit, which translates into the protein MSSQPVAVSDRLDAAVLKIAGVVVLGAIMSILDVTVVSVALPTFQADFGASYAQVAWTMTGYTLALATVIPLTGWAADRFGTKRLYMTALLLFTLGSGLCATADSIGQLITYRVLQGLGGGMLMPLGMTIMTRAAGPQRIGRLMAVLGIPMLLGPIGGPILGGWLIDIASWHWIFLINLPIGLAALVYAQLALPQDSPEPSESFDFLGMLMLSPGLALFLFGVSSLPETGTFEDTKVWLPMLVGGALVVGFVLYSFKPRHPLLDLRLLRDRNLTVASVTLAVFTVAFMGAGLLFPSYFLQVRGESTLDAGLLMAPQGLGAMVTMPIAGMLADRIPVGRTVPFALVLLAAGFFAFTQVDTDTSYWLLCGSLFVMGLGMGGTMMPVMTSALKTLTNHEVARGSTLLNILQQIAGSVGAALMSVILTNELNGSPAIPGVVDPATGAPVTEAGLAIAVAREPELAQQFPVEPGLLQRGLEFVADSFATTFMVGFVLILATFVPALFLPRRRQPSQLLDDTDTPTPVLIH
- a CDS encoding diacylglycerol/lipid kinase family protein, translated to MRTKQELSATIRRDRRAALVINAHSRRGRRLYEQAHSRLVAAGFDLLGTYPVEKPGELERSLTEAVGLGPDLLVAGGGDGTLSAAARMLAHRDMALGLLPLGTTNNFARTVGVPLDLDGAVGVLSDGKVIDVDLGMAGEMPFANHVGIGLSADIMRATPPRLKRASGRLAYPLTALALLARHRPLRVTVEAAGAEHEFVTHQLYVANGGFQAGRPITADADADDRLLVAYPVGGPTRGGLLRESARNATTGHRRTLGEDPFLAVDELWVRTDRPARVEVDGELCGQTPIRLGLAANALRVMAAADSPDR
- a CDS encoding NADPH-dependent FMN reductase, giving the protein MTSRPLHVAVLLGSVRPGRFGPVVGSWFADRVEGRDDLTVDLVDLAVPEQLTARLAAADAFVVVTPEYNHSYPGRLKEVIDAHFVEWQARPVGFVSYGGLSGGLRAVEHLRAVFAELQAVTIRETVSFHGGSQRFTAEGQPHDRADCDAAAYRLLDQLAWWGHALRDARAARPYAAA
- a CDS encoding lamin tail domain-containing protein, producing the protein MRKFIGFAAAVAVGLGTVLTAAGPAQAAPVIEITKVYVNAPGTDTRANSSVNGEYVKLTNRRSRTVSLKSWTVRDKANHVYTFGDFKLKPKASVVLYSGKGKNTASKRYWGSGWHIWNNTGDTAYLRTAAGKKIDSCSWKKTDSYKKC
- a CDS encoding histone deacetylase, coding for MELVWYVAYGSNLYAARLGWYLTGGCPPGGRRTYPGCRDGRAPRRTEPVLIPGGVYFAGESRAWTGGMAFYDPRLPGRAAARAYLVTVGQFADIAAQEMYRPPGSDLDLVAAAATGRVTLGPGRYETLLGVGRLDGVPMLTFTAPWTAADVPWTAPAPVYLAMIAGGLREAHGWPARRITAYLADRPGVAGRWSAQDLAALVAGATGGPAG